From the Methanobrevibacter sp. genome, the window CTGCCAGGATCAAACAGATTTGACAGAATACAAAAATAAGTCAACTTCGTTAAACGAAATCAAAAGACTTAGAAGTACGCATAAAAAAAATTAGACGAGATATTACACAAATATTCAAATATTATATCACAGACATAACAATCAAATATCACCACATCTACTTAACCAACATCAAACACTAAGTCAAACTTAGGTTCTCACGAATATATAATAATATTAATACAAGATTAATATTGTGATAATAAATTTATAAACATAAATTTAGCCATATGTGGAAAAGCAGTCATCATAGTAATGTGAATACATATACTCAAGACCAACGCCATAAACACATGGCACATCTAATAGTGAAAGTTACAACATTTACAAAAATAAAAATAAATTATTGCAATAATTAATATTTTTTAATTTAACTAATTATAAAACTTCATATTTTAAAATAAAACTTAAATTAAAATTGTATTGGAATTTAAGTAAAAAAATGAAGAAAAAAATTTGAAAAATTAATAAAAAAGATTAAATTTAAAAAATAATGCCTCCCAATTGAAAAAAGAAGTTGAAAAATTGAAAAATCCGAAAAAATGAAATGAACAAGAAAAAGTCATATAAATCCTTTAAATAAAATTTCAGTTAAGATAATAACTTTTTTAATAAAATAAACCATGGATTTTATAGAAAAATAAAAATTCTTAAAAAAATATTTAATAAAAATTAATATGAGAGATAAAATTATTTATTTAGCTAAAATAAGAGATAATCAATAGCAATTACCTGAATAAACTTTAAATATATCTTTAAATATGAAAAAAAGAAAATTTTTATAGAATCAAAAGTCAAAATTCAAACAAAAAATTGAATTTTAATAAAATTTTCAAAAATGAAAAATAACAACTAATATATAAATATAACTATTTTATTTAATCCTTATTTAAAGAAAGGAATTTTTTCTTAAGATCAATTTAAACTATTTTTAGAAATGGAAATCTGTAAAAAGAGATGATAATTCACAAGGAACAATAAAAAAAATATTATTATGATATATAAAATATAGAAAATATAACAATTGTTAATTTAATATGGCTAAAAAAAAGAAAAAATTAAAAAATTAGGAATTGTAGCTTCCTTAGAAGCTAGCAATTACGTCTCCTAATAATTTAATAGATTCTTCTACGTTTTTACCTACAGGGGATCCTGCTACGTATTGAGTTACACCCATGTCAGCTAATGCTTCAATCTTAGGAATGAACTCATCAGGAGTACCACATACGGAGAAAGCGTCGAGTGCTTCTGGAGTTACAGCACCAATAGCACCACCGAAGTTACCTTGTGCTAAGAAGTCACCCATTTGGGTGTTGAATCCTTCAGGTAATCCGTGTCTTTCAATTACTGGAGGTGGGGAACCTGCTGCAATAAATGCAACTACAATTTTAGCTGCGTTTTTAGCTGCTTCAGAGTCAGGACCAATGGAAGTTGCAGTATATGCTGCTACATCGAAGTCTTTTGCTTGGTCGCCGATTCCTTTTTTGATCATAGGCATAGCTGCTTCATAATCTTTAGGGTTGGAAGCGTTAATTAATACACCGTCAGCGATTTCACCAGCGGTTTCTAACATTTTAGGACCTTGTGCACCCATGTAAATAGGGATTGCATCTTGTACTTTTTTAGCTCCACCTAATTGTGCACCGCCTTCAGTTTTTTCACCTGCTAATAAGGTGTTAATGTCTGCGATTGCTGCTTTGATAGTGGATACAGGTTTTTCCCAAGCGATTCCTAATGCATCAAAGGTTGCTTTGTCACCAGGACCAATACCAAAGGTTGCTCTACCATTAGAGATTTCGTCAATAGTAGCAATTGCGGAAGCGGAAATTGCAGGACTTCTTACGTATGGGTTGGTTACACCAGGACCCATTTTAATGGTTTCAGTGTTTGCTGCAATTAATGCTAAGGTTTCGTATACGTTTTTGTTGTTGTAGTGGTCAGTGATCCATGCGTATTCAAAACCGACGTCTTCTGCTATTTTTACTAATCTTACGAGTTCATCTAACGGGATTTGAGGTACGAATTCTATACCAAATTTCATATTTATCACCAATTTTTATTATGTTGTCTAGCTTATAAAGTATTTGTTATTTAAAAAATATAGAAAGATTTATATATTAAATCATATTTGTCTGATTTTTGATAAAAAAAATGAACAATTTATATATTTATTGAAATAAATTTTTACAAAAATA encodes:
- the mer gene encoding 5,10-methylenetetrahydromethanopterin reductase, with the translated sequence MKFGIEFVPQIPLDELVRLVKIAEDVGFEYAWITDHYNNKNVYETLALIAANTETIKMGPGVTNPYVRSPAISASAIATIDEISNGRATFGIGPGDKATFDALGIAWEKPVSTIKAAIADINTLLAGEKTEGGAQLGGAKKVQDAIPIYMGAQGPKMLETAGEIADGVLINASNPKDYEAAMPMIKKGIGDQAKDFDVAAYTATSIGPDSEAAKNAAKIVVAFIAAGSPPPVIERHGLPEGFNTQMGDFLAQGNFGGAIGAVTPEALDAFSVCGTPDEFIPKIEALADMGVTQYVAGSPVGKNVEESIKLLGDVIASF